A stretch of DNA from Microbacterium saperdae:
CGCAGATCGGCGGCATCGATGGATGCCTGGATCGAGCGGTAGGCGAACGGCAGCACCGTGACGCCGTAGGCGAACGCCAGGGTCCATGTGCCGGTGCCGAGTGTGCGACCGATCTGCAGATAGATCGGTGCGAGTCCGACCACGAGCACGATCGCGGGGATCGAGATCGGCAGGAGCACCGCGAACTCGAAGATCGGCTTGAGTGTGCCGAAGCGCAGGTTCACCAGGATCATGGTCGGCGCGAGCACCAGCAGCACGATCGCCACCGTGACGACGGCCAGGATCAGGGAGTTCCCCAGACCCGTCCAGATCGGCTTGATCGCCGCGGAGGCGGCGGGATCGAACAGGGCGATCCAGTGCTCGAGCGACAGGCCCTCCTTGCCGCGGAGGGTGAAGAGGAACGTCGACACCAGGGGGATCGCGAAGAACGCGCCGACGAGGATGCCGATGATCCAGCGCGTCACGGGAGACGGGGCGAGCCGGTTCATAACTGCCACCTCGCGGCCCGACGCTGGACGAGCGAGTACAGGGCCATGACCACTCCGACGATGACGATCATGCCGAGCGCGAGCGCGCCGGCCAGGTTCTCCCTGCCCAGGACCGTCTCGCTCGTGAGCGCGGTGCGGATCTGCAGGGGGACGATCTGCGAGCCCTGGCTGGCGAGCGCGGCGGCCGTGGCGTACGAGGAGAACGCGTTCGCGAACAGCAGCAGCAGGCTGGCGAGGAACGAGGGGGCGAGCACGGGGATGCCGATACGGAGCCAGAAGCTGGCACGAGTACCGCCGAGCGTGAGGTTCGCCTCAGCCCACTGCGGCTTGAGCGCGGCGAGGGCGGGCATGAACGTGATCACCATCAGAGGGATCTGGAAGTAGATGTACGGCAGGATCAGGCCGGGCAGCTCATACAGCCAGGTGCCGTTCTCGAAGATGTTGACGCCGAAGGTCTCTTTGAGGAAGACGGTGATGATGCCCTGGATGCCGATCGTCGCGATGAAGGCGAAGGCGAGCATGACGCCGCCGAACTGGGCGAACACACCGGCCGCGGCATCGACGCTCGCGCGGACGGCCCCGTCGGGGTTCATGCCCAGGAGGGCGTAGCAGACCAGGGCGCCCACGACGGCCCCGACGACCGCGGTGCCCAGGGAGAGACCGGCCGAGTTGGCGAAGGTGTTCAGCACGACTGGATCGCCCAGCGCCGAGATGTTCGTCCAGGTGAAGGAGCCGTCTTTCGTGAAGAAGCCGGAGCCGATCGCGAGGACGGTCGGCACCGCCAGGAACAGCACGACGTAGGCGGCGAAAGGGACCAGCCCCAACCAGGCCAGCGACGGCGCGGACCGCCGGGCCCTCGCGCTGTGCGAGGACCCGGCGGGGGTGGCGGGGACGGATGCCGCAGCATCCGTCCCCGGTGCGGAAAGGGTGGTCACTGGACCGCCGCTGCCCACTTCTCGCCGAGCAGGGTGCCGGCGTTGGTGGACTGCTCCTCGGTCGGGACGACGGTCTCCTCCGGTGCCTCGGGCAGGGCGGCCGCCAGGTCGGCGTCGATCGTGCCGGCCTCGGTCATGGCCTCCATGCGTGCCGGGCGCGCGCCACCCTTCAGCCACAGGTTCTGCACCTCGTCGCTGTAGAGGAACTCCTGCCACAGGCGCGCAGCGGCCGGGTGCGGAGCGTCGACGTTGATGGCCTGGTTGTAGTAGCCGGCGTAACCGGTGCCGTCGAAGACGACGACCTTCCAGTTCTCGTTGTCGGCGGTGTGCGAGGCGTTCAGGTAGTCCCAGTCGAAGACGACCGGAGTCTCACCGCTGGCGATCGTCGCGGTGGTGACGTCGACCTTGAGCAGGTTGCCGGCCTTCTGCAGCTCGGAGAAGAAATCGATGCCCGGCTGGAAGTCGTCGAGCGATCCGTCGGACTGGACGGTCGCGAGGCCGACCGCGGCGAAAGCGGCACCGGCCTGGGTCGGGTCGCCGTTGATCGCGACAGCGCCCTTGTAGTCGGCCGACAGCAGGTCGGAGAGCTCGGCAGGAGCGTCGAACTTCGAGGAGTCGTAGCCGATCGACATGTATCCGCCGTAGTCGCCGACGAAGAGGCCGGTGGGCTCTTTGAGCTCGTCGGGGATGTCATCCCACGTCTGCACCTTGTAGGGGGCGAAGGTGTCGGTGTTCTGCAGGGCGACGGTCAGACCGAGGTCGAACACGTCGGGAGCCGTGTCGAGACCCTTGTTGGTCTCCGCCGCCTGGATCTCCTCGGCGCTCGAGACATCGGGCGAGGCCTCGTTGATCGTGATCTCGGGGTACTTCTCGGCGAACAGGTCGAGGACCTCGCCGTAGTTGGCCCAGTCGCGGGGAAGCGCGATGACGTTGAGGGACCCCTCCGCCTTGGCAGCGGCCTCGAGCTCGGCGAAGGTGCCGAAGTCGGCGACGGAGGTAGCCGTCGTGGCGTCCACGTCGGAGTCGCCACCGGAAGCGGGTGCGTCGGTCGCGCCGGCGCAGGAAGTGAGTGCGAGCGCTGCCGTGGTGGCCAGGGCGATGCCGGCGCCGATGCGCGCGCGGCGGGTGAAGCGAGCCATGAGTGTCCTCTCGGGTGTCCGGCGATCGCCGGTTCGGGGTTGCGAGAGGACGCTACGGGGCGGGGGTTACCGGTCGTCGCGGGTCGGGTGAACGAACGGTGTCCGGCGGGTGGCGGGCGAGGTCCACGCCGGCCGGTCAGCCGCCGACCGTGTACTTGAAGCCGAGGTGGGAGCCGACGTAGCCGAGTCGCTCGTAGAAGCGGTGCGCCTCGGTGCGGGCGGCATCCGAGGTGAGCTGCACCATCGCCGCGCCGAGCGCGGGAGCTGCTGCTTCGCCGACCCAGCGCATCACGGCGGATCCGATGCCGGAGGAGCGCAGATCGCTGCGCACCCGCACGGCTTCCACGAGCAGACGCCTCGCGCCCCGTCGGGCCATGCCGGGGATCGAGGTGAGTTGCAGGGTGCCGACGATCGCCCCGTCGAGCTCGACGACCAGGAGATCGTTCGACGGTTCGGCGAGGATCTCGGCGAGTGCGCGGGAGTACGCCGGGCGATCAGCCTCGGATGCGACATCGCCGCGTGCCGCACTGATCGGGTCGTCCGCGAGCAGGGCGATCACGGCATCCGCATCCGCGGTCGTGGCGCGGCGCAGCACGGCACGACCGGCGCGGGAGTCGAAGGAGTGGGGGAGGGGGAGCGCGTCGAGCATGGCTCCAGTCTGTCAGCGCCGTAACTCAGGCTGCCCGCTGCCACAACTCCGGAGATCTGGAGTGTTTCGGCGCGGAACTGGGCCGCTGGGCCCGAGGCACCGTGATTCTCCGGAGTTACGGCGGCAAGGATCCTGAGTTGTGGACGCGGGCCGGCGTCGGCCGGAGCCCCGCCGGTCTGGCATCCTGACCTGATGGATATCGGCGCAGTGCTCGGCCTCGAGCAGCTCACCTGGGGCATGCTGCTGCTGGTGGTCCTCGCCGCGTTCGGCGCGGGCTGGATCGATGCGGTGGTCGGCGGCGGCGGACTGCTGCAGCTGCCCATGCTGCTCCTGATACCGGGCATCGCGCCGGTGCAGGCACTCGCGACGAACAAGTTCGCCTCGGTCTTCGGCACGGCCACGAGCAGCGTCACCTACTATCGGCGCGCGAAACCTGACATCCGCACGGCGTTGCCGATGGCGGTGATCGCCCTGGTCGGATCCTTCGGGGGAGCCGCGGTCGCGACGATCCTCCCGCCGGCCGCGTTCAAGCCGATCATCGTCGTCGCTCTGCTGGCCGTCGCGCTGTTCACGGCATTCCGACCGCAGATGGGTGCCGCGACGAAGCTGCGCTTCAGCGGCCACAAGCACCACATCATGGCGGGGGCGGCCGGCCTCGGGATCGGCTTCTACGACGGCATGATCGGGCCGGGCACGGGGACGTTCCTGGTCATCACCCTCGTCGCGCTGATGGGCTATGACTTCCTGCAGGCGAGCGCCAAGGCCAAGATCGTGAACTTCGCGACCAACCTCGGAGCGCTGCTGCTGTTCATCCCGCACGGATCGGTGCTGTGGCTGCTCGGCGGCATCCTCGCGGTGGCGAACGTCGCCGGGAGCTACCTCGGCTCGCGCATGGCGATCGCACGCGGCACGACGTTCATCCGGGTGGTGTTCCTCGTGGTCGTGATCGGACTGATCGCGAAGCTCGGTGTCGACGTGTGGAACGAGAACATCCTGCCGGCGTTCGCCTCGCTCGGCTGAGCCCCGGAGCCCCGGGCGGCCAGAGTTGACACCCGTGGTCGGAACTCGCCCACTTCAGCGTCGACAGGTGCCGACTTCGCGTCGGCACCAGAAACGAAAGTGGCACCTCGTGCCGGAATGCCTCAGCTATTCCGGCACGAGGTGCCAGGTTCATCGCCGCGGGGGCGTGAGGGTCAGGCCTCGTCCTCGGGCTCGTAGTCGACGCCGGCCTCGGCGCGCTGCGCGTCGGTGATCGGCGCCGGAGCGGAGGTCAGCGGGTCGAAGCCGTTGCCGGACTTCGGGAACGCGATGACCTCGCGGATCGACTCGGTCTTGGTCAGGTGCTGCAGCACACGGTCCATGCCGAGCGCGATTCCACCGTGCGGCGGGGCACCGAACTTGAACGCGTCGAGCAGGAAGCCGAACTGCTCGTCGGCCTGCTCGTCGCTGATGCCCATGACCTCGAAGACGCGCTTCTGGACGTCTTCACGGTGGATGCGGATCGATCCGCCGCCGAGCTCCGAGCCGTTGCACACGATGTCGTACGCGTAGGCGAGGGCAGAGCCGGGGTCGGTGTCGAACGTGTCCTGGAACTCGGGCTTGGGTCCGGTGAACGCGTGGTGCACGGCCGTCCACGCACCGGCGCCGACCGCGACGTCTCCGGAGGCCACAGCGTCAGCCGCCGGCTCGAACATGGGGGCGTCGACCACCCAGCTGAAGGCGAACTCATCCGGGTTCAGGTAGCCGAGGCGGCGTCCGATCTCGACGCGTGCGGCACCGAGGAGAGCGCGGCTCTCCTTCGTGGCACCGGCGGCGAAGAACACGCAGTCGCCCGCGCTCGCGCCGACGAACTCCGCGAGTCCGGCCTGCTCTGCCTCGGACAGGTTCTTGGCGGCGGGGCCACCGAGCGAGCCGTCCTCGTTGAAGAGCACATAAGCCAGGCCGCGGGCGCCGCGCTGCTTCGCCCAGTCCTGCCAGGCGTCGAGCTGCTTGCGCGGCTGGCTCGCGCCGCCGGGCATGACGACGGCACCGACGTACTCGGCCTGGAAGACGCGGAACGGGGTGTCCTGGAAGTACGCGGTCGCATCGACCAGCTCGAGACCGAAGCGCAGGTCGGGCTTGTCCGAGCCGTACTTGGCCATGGCGTCGGCGTAGGTCATGCGCGGCAGCGGCAGCGCGACCTCGACGCCGATGGTCGCCCACATCGCCTGGATGAGGGACTCCATCAGCGTGATGACGTCTTCCTGGTCGACGAAGCTCATCTCGATGTCGAGCTGCGTGAACTCGGGCTGGCGGTCGGCGCGGAAGTCCTCGTCGCGGTAGCAGCGCGCGATCTGGAAGTACTTCTCCACGCCACCGACCATGAGCAGCTGCTTGAAAAGCTGCGGCGACTGCGGCAGGGCGTACCAGCTGCCGGGGCTCAGGCGCGCGGGGACCAGGAAGTCGCGGGCGCCCTCCGGAGTGGAACGGGTGAGCGTCGGGGTCTCTACCTCGGTGAAGTCCTCGGCGTGCAGCACGTCGCGGATCGCCTTGTAGACGTTCGAGCGCAGGCGCAGTGCGGACGCCTGTGCCGGACGACGCAGGTCGAGGTAGCGGTACTTGAGGCGCGCCTCTTCGCCGACGGTCTCGCTGTCGGCGAGCGCCGTGGAGACCTGGAAGGGGAGCGGAGCGGACTCGTTCAGCACCTCGACGTCCGCGGCGATCAGCTCGATCTCGCCGGTCGGCAGGTTCGGGTTCGCGTTGCCCTCGGGACGCTGCGACACGACGCCCGTGACCTTGAGCACGAACTCGTTGCGCAGCGGGTGGGCGGTCTCCTCGTCGCGGATGACGACCTGGGCGATGCCCGAGGCATCCCGCAGATCGATGAAGGCGACTCCTCCGTGGTCACGACGGCGATCGACCCAACCCGAGAGGGTGACGGTCTGACCGATGTGCTCGGCTCGCAGTGAGCCTGCCGAGTGGGTGCGAAGCACGGAGAATTCCTTCTGATCTGCGAAAGGGTGAACCCGCCCAGTCTACGTGGGCGGTCGGGCCTCCTCCGGCGTGTTCTCCGGGCGGAAGGGGATCCTCAGTATGATCGCCACGACACAGCCTCCACACAGAAAGGGTGCACCGTGGACTCCAACGGCATCGCTGACCTCTACGCGTCGATCTTCTCCGGAACCACCGGACTGATCGCACTCGTCTTCTACGTCCTGGTGGCCATCGGCCTGTGGAAGGTGTTCTCCAAGGCGGGGTACCCCGGCATCCTCGCGATCATCCCGATCGTGAACATCGTCATCCTGGTGCGCATCGCCGGGATGTCCGGATGGCTCGCGCTGCTGTACATCATCCCGATCGTCGGCTTCGTGTTCGGCATCATCGTGGCGATCAAGCTCGGTGAGCGCTTCGGAAAGGGCGGGGTGTTCTCCTTCTTCCTGCTCTTCGTCTTCCCCTACATCGGCTACCTGATCCTCGGGTTCGGGGACTCCCGCTACAGCAAGGCCTGACGTGCCGGCGACGCGACTGCACCTCGTCCGCCACGGAGAGGTGCACAATCCTGCACGCGTGCTCTACGGGCGGCTGCCCGACTACCACCTGAGCACGGCCGGACGTCGCATGGCGCAGGCGGCCGCCGATCACGTGGCCGCTCTGGATCGGCCGGTCGCCGCGCTGTACTCCTCGCCTCTGGAGCGGGCCCAGGAGTCGTCGGAGCCGTTCGCGGAACGATTCGACCTGGTGCCCGAGATCGACATCCGCATCATCGAGCCGACGAACGTGTTCGAGGGCACGCAGATGCGGCGTTCCCTCATGAACCCGCTGAACTGGTGGCATCTGCGTCAGCCTTCCGTGCCGAGCTGGGGCGAGCCGTACTCCTCGATCGCGGAGCGGATGCTGAGCGCCATGGGCGAGGCCTGGCGGACGGCGGATGGCGGCGACGTCGTCATGGTCTCGCACCAGGCGCCGATCTGGATCACGCACCTCCGCGTGGCAGGCCTGCCGTTGCGGCACGACCCGCGCACGCGGCGCTGCGCCCTGTCGAGCGTCACGTCCTTCGAGCTCGTCGGCGACGTGTGGCGCGAGGTCGCCTATGCGGAGCCGGCGACGACCGAAGGCGCCGTGGACGTCGGAGCGGTCTGAGTCGTCAGTGCTCGGCGGCCAGCAGTGACTGGATGACGCCCACCGCGGCGAGCTGCCCTGCCGTCGCCGCCACCATCACGGCTGCCATCGGGCCGGGGAGTGCGGCGCGGTGGGCGAGGTCGCCGGCGGCGAAGACCCCCGGTGCCGAGGTGCGGCCGAAGTCGTCGACCTCGATCGCGCCGGAGTCCAGCATCCGCAGGTCCAGTTGCGCGGCGAAGGGGGCGCGCTGACGCATCGTGCCGGACGCGATGAACACGCCCGCGACGGCGCGCTCGGTGTCAGCGGTGTGCACCGCGACACCGGAGTCCGCACTCGAGACCGAGACGACGCCGGAGTCGCTCACCCTGACGCCGAGGGACTCGAGAGAGGCGACCTCTTCGGGGGTGAAGGTCTCCTCGACGGGGACCACCGTGATCTCGCTCACGATCCGGCCGAGCAGACCGATCAGGTGCGCGGCGCGGGCTGCGCCGCCGAGGATCGCGATCGGCTTCCCCGCGTGCTCGTGTCCGTCGCAGAACGGGCACGCGAAGGCGCGCGTACCCCACAGCGCTGACAGCCCGTCGACCTCGGGTAGTTCGTCGACCACTCCGGTCGCGAGGATGATGTTGCGCCCCGCTGCAGTGGAGCCGTCGGCGAGTGTCACCGTGAAGTCGCCCTCGGTGCCCGACACGCTCTCCACGCGAACATCGCGGATCTCCACGTCGTCGTAGGCACCGAGCTGCCCGCGAGCGGTCGCGCGGAACTCCGCGGGCGGGGTGCCGTCGTTCCCGATCACGTTGTGCATGTGCAGGACGGTGCCGTTGCGGTACTCGCCCGAGTCGAGAAGCAGGGCTGAGCGGTGCATCCGCCCCAGGGTGAGTGCGGCCTGGAGTCCTGCGGGGCCGGCGCCGATCACGATCGCGTCATACATGGGGGAGGGTCCTTCCGCCGTTCGGTCTTGTGTTCTTCGCCAGTCTGTGACTTCATGTCAACATGAAGTCAAGCTCGCAGAGCCCATGGTCCGTCGGCGAGGTCGCCGCGCGCTTCGATCTGCCGACCAACGTGCTCCGGCACTGGGAGACCGTCGGCCTGCTGCGGCCCGTGAGAGACCCGGCCGGTCGCCGGCGCTACGGCGAGGACGAGGTCGTGCGCATCGCGGTGATCCAGCGCAGCAAGGCGGCGGGCATGAGCCTGGAGCAGATCGGCGTGCTGCTCGACGACGGCAGCGCAGGGCGCCACCAGGTGCTGCAGGAGCACCTCGACGACATCGATCGGCGGATGGAGGAGATGCGGCGCTCGCGTGAGATGACCGAGCACGCCATGCGCTGCCGGTCGCACGACATCGCCACCTGCCCCCGGTTCCGGGCGGGGGTTGCGGACGTTCTCGCGCGGTTCTGAGGAGGCGCTGCGTCCGGCCCACGCATAGGAACCCTTGCGTAAACTGGGAATCGTGCCACTCGCCTCGACGGTCATTCCGCCCCGCAGCGGCCGCTCCTCCCGCACCGTGCGTTCACGCCGTGCGCTCGGGGCCGCGCTCGCCGCCGTTTTGGCGATCGGTCTGAGCGCCTGCGCTCCCGATCCGGTGAGCGAATCGTTCCTGAGCGGTGAGAACACCGGCTACGTGGCGGCCGACGGCGCGATCGTGGAGATCCCTGTCGCCGATCGCGGAGAGACCGTCGCCTTCGGTGGTGTCACCGAGGACGGCGAGACCTTCGACAGCGCCGACCTCGCGGGTCAGGTCACGGTCGTCAACTTCTGGTACGCCGGGTGTGCTCCGTGCCGCGTGGAAGCCGAAGACCTCGAGAGCGTCTGGCAGCAGTACGAAGACCAGGGCGTTTCCTTCGTCGGCATCAACACGCGTGACCAGGCCGACACCGCGAAGGCCTTCTCCGAAGAGTTCGGCGTCACCTACCCGAGTCTGATCGACGTCGACACGGCCGAGGCGAAGCTCGCGTTCGCGGAGGCCGTTCCGATCGCGGCGACCCCGACGACGCTCGTGCTCGACAAGCAGGGCCGTGTCGCCGCGCGCATCATCGGCCCCATCGACGGCACCTCGATCCTCTCCACGCTCGTCAAGGACGCGCTCGCGGAGAAGTCGTGAATCGTGCGGGAGCGTTGTGAACGCTGAAGCCATCATCGGATCCGGTGCCCTCTGGCTCGCGATCCCGGTCGCGATGCTCGCGGGACTCGTCTCCTTCCTCTCGCCCTGCGTGCTGCCTCTGGTCCCCGGATACCTGGGCTTCCTCGGCGGTGCGGTGGCGCCGCGGCCCCAGGGGAGCGCCGCAGGTTCCCCGGATGCCGCGGGCAGTGGTCGTGGCCGACTCGTGCTCGGCGTGCTGCTCTTCATCCTCGGGTTCAGCGTGGTCTTCATCGCCCTGACGGTGCTCGGCGGCACCGCCGGTGTGTTCTTCCTCCGCTGGGGCGACCTGATCACCCGCATCCTCGGCGTCGTCATCATCCTGATGGGACTGGTCTTCCTCGGCCTCTTCGGGTTCGCCCAGCGCGAGTTCCGCTTCCACGTCGACTCCAAGTTCGGCGTGATCGGCGCCCCCCTCCTCGGCATCGCGCTCGGCATCGGCTGGGCGCCGTGCATGGGCCCGACCCTCGCCGCGATCGTCGCCCTGTCGTTCAACGCCGGAGACCCGGTGCGCGCCGGATTCCTCGGTCTGGCCTACTCGCTCGGCCTCGGCATCCCGTTCCTGCTCGTGGCGCTGGGCTTCGGCTGGGCGACCAAGACCGTCGGGTTCCTCCGCCGTCACATCCGCATCGTCAACATCATCGGCGGCGTGCTGCTGATCGTGCTGGGCGTGCTGATGGTCACCGGGCTCTGGACCGACATCATGTCGCGATTGACGGCGGTGATCAGCAGTGTCCCGCTCCCCATCTGATGAGAAGAACGCAGACGACATGACCAAGGCCGCCGTGAACAAGAAGAACAGCGACGCGTCTGATCCGCTCCGCCCCTCCGACCACATCGACGGAGACGATTCGATCGCGCAGCCGCGGCTGGGTCTGGTCGGATGGCTGCGCTGGGGGTGGCGTCAGCTGACCTCGATGCGCACCGCACTCGTGCTGCTGCTCGTGCTCGCGATCGCCGCGATCCCCGGCTCGATCTTCCCGCAGCGCATGGCCGACCCCAACGGCGTCACGCAGTGGCAGCGCGACAACCCCGACATCTTCCCGATCCTCGACGGGCTCAAGCTCTTCGACGTCTACCTGTCGCCGTGGTTCTCCGCGATCTACCTGCTGCTGTTCGCCTCGCTCGTCGGCTGCGTCATCCCGCGCATCAAGCACCATGCCAAGGCGCTGCGGGCCCGGCCGCCCCGCACCCCGGCACGTCTGCAGCGACTCGAGGACTTCCGCTCGGTGCAGCGCACCGCCGCGGAGCCCGAGTCCGCCGCCGCCGCATCCGTCGAGATCGCGACCTCGCAGCTCAAGGCCCTGGGCTACCGCGTGGAGCGGTACGACCGCGGCCGCACGTTCTCGGTGTCGGCCGAGCGCGGCTACTGGCGGGAGACCGGCAACCTGCTCTTCCACCTGGCTCTGGTGGGCGTGCTGATCACGGTCGGCATCGGCGGAGGGTTCTCCTACACCGGGCAGCGCGTGCTGGTCGAGGGAGAGACGTTCGCGAACACCCTGGTCGACTACGACTCGATGAACCGCGGCCGCTTCGTCGGCGACGACGCCCTGGCGCCGTACTCCATGCGGCTCGACTCCTTCGACGTGAGCTACCAGCCCTTCGGCGAGCCCGGCTCCGGGCAGGCGGGCGACTTCTCCGCCGACGTCACCGTGAAGGAGAACGGCGAGGAGCGCACCGGCTCCGTGCAGGTGAACCACCCGCTCGCGGTCGCTGACGACAATGTCTTCCTGCTCGGCAACGGCTACGCCCCCACCATCACGGTGCGCAACGCCGACGGCGACGTGGTGTTCACCGGCAGCACGCCCTTCCTGCCGCAGGACACCCAGATGACGTCGCTCGGCGTGATCAAGATCACGGACGGGCTGCCGGAGCAGCTGGGTCTGCTGGGGTTCTTCTACCCGACCACGGGCGTGCTCGAGAGCGGTGCGTTCTTCTCCGCCTACGGCGACCTCACGAACCCGACGCTGACGCTCGACGTCTACTCGGGCGATCTCGGCATCAACGAGGGCACTCCCCGCTCTGTGTATGTGCTCGACACCAGCGATCTGACCAAGCTCACCGGGCGCACGACGGACGTCGAGTCGATCCAGCTCACCCCCGGCGACACCGCCGATCTGCCCGACGGCATGGGCACCGTGACCTTCGAGGACGACTCTCCGGCTGGTGCCACGGACGCCTCGCAGTCCGTCAAGCGCTTCGCCTCGCTGCAGATCCACCGCGATGACTCGGGGCCCTGGGTGCTCGGCTTCGCGCTGCTCGCGCTGGGCGGACTGATGCTCGCCCTGTTCGTCCCCCGCCGCCGCGTGTGGGTCAAGGCCACGGCGAACGCGGACGGCATCGCCCTCGAGTACGCCGGACTCGCGCGCGGTGAGGACCCCACCATCGCGATCGCCCTCGACGACCTGGTCGCCGGTCACGCCCGCCTGCTCGACGCGGACGGCGGCTCGGCTGCTGTCGCCGCGGAGGATGCGTCGACGGGCTCAGCGACTCCCGACGTCGCCTCCGCATCCGACACCCCGAAAGTAGACTGACACCATGTTCGACCTCAACGTGATCTCGCCGATCCTGCTGTGGACGGCGATCGCGGTCTACGCCGCCGCGTTCGTGGCCTACGCCTTCGACCTCGCGCGGCGATCGCAGTTGAGCGCCGACTCGCAGACGTTCGCCCAGGCCGAGCTCGTCGGCGCCGGCGTCGGCGCCCGCGGCACCGCTGCGTCGAAGACGGCGGCAGGTGCCACGGATGCTGCTCCGCAGCGGTTCGTGATGGCGCGCATCGGCACCTCATTGACGGTGCTCGCGTTCCTGTTCCACTTCGGCGCGACGCTCACCCGCGGCATCGCGGCCGGTCGTGTCCCGTGGGCGAACCTGTACGAGTTCGCCATGATCGGCACGCTGCTCATCATCGCCGTCTACCTCATCGTGCTGGTCCGCGTCGATCTGCGGTTCCTCGGCACGTTCATCACGGGTCTCGTGGTGGTACTGCTCGGACTCGCGGCGACGAACTTCTACATCGACGTCTCGCCGCTCATGGACCCCTTGAAGAGCGTGTGGCTGGTGATCCACGTCTTCGTGGCCTCGCTCGGCACGGCGTTCTTCGCTCTGGCGTTCGCGCTGTCGGTCATCCAGCTCATGCAGTCGCGCCGGGAGCGCCTCGTGTCCGAGGGCGCCGAGAAGACCGGCCCCGGCTTCCTGCGCACCTTCCCCGGATCCGAGCGGCTCGAGAGCATGGCGTACCGCTTCACGATCATCGGGTTCATCCTCTGGACGTTCACGCTGATCGCCGGATCGATCTGGGCGTACTACGCGTGGAGCCGCTTCTGGGGCTTCGACGTCAAGGAGACCTGGACGTTCGTCATCTGGGTGCTCTATGCCGGATACATCCATGCGCGGGCGACCCGCGGATGGCGCGGGAACCCCTCGGCGTGGTTGGCGATCGTCGGCTTCGCGGCCGTCATGTTCAACTTCACGATCGTGAACGTCTTCTTCAAGGGATTGCACGCCTACTCCGGCCTGTCCTGACCTCGCCACCGCAGAGGTTCTCCCCGCCGATACGCGGATGTATGCTCATCGCGGGGGAGGCACTGTGAACGGGAGGACTGATCCGTGACCATCGAGATCGGAATCATCGAAGACCATCCGGCGATGCTGCTCGGCACCGTCGCGATCCTCCACAAGAGCGACGACATCCGCGTCGTCGCCCATGGGACGACGGCGGCGGCGGTGGTGCGCCACGGAGGTCCGTTGCACGTGGTGCTCCTCGACCTGTCGCTCGCCGACGGCACCGGCCCCGCCGAGAACATCCAGGCGCTGGCGCCGCTGGGCGCACCGATCATCGCCTACACCTCGGGGGAGCGTCCGCATCTGATCCGAGAGGCGGCCCGCGCCGGGGCGTCGGGAATGATCCGCAAGTCCGACCGGATCGACCTGATCGCCGAGGCGGTGCGCCGCGCAGCCCGCGGCGAGATCGTCGCCAGCGCCGATTGGGCGGCCGCCCTCGAGTCCGATCGCGAGTTCGTGTCGGCACAGCTGAGCCCGCGCGAAGCGGAGGTCCTGTCGCTGTACGCCTCGGGTGAGACCGCGAAACAGGTCGCGCAGCTGCTGTATCTGTCGCCGGAGACGATCATCGATCACGTACGCCGGATCCGCGCCAAGTACGCCGCGGTCGATCGGGCGGCACCCACCAAGGTCGATCTCTTCCGCCGTGCGGTCGAAGACGGCCTGGTGGCACCCGAGCGCTGAGCACGGTCTCGTGCGGGGCGCTCAGCCGCTGAACGGCCAGATCAACGGCACGTAGAAGACCGCGACCGCGAAGAACAGCAGCATGAGCGGTAGACCGAGTCGCGCGTAGTCGCCGAACCGGTAGCCTCCGGGCTCCATCACCAGGAGATTGGCCGGAGTCGCCACCGGCGTGAGGAACGCGGCGGCACCGGCGACGGTCA
This window harbors:
- a CDS encoding ABC transporter permease translates to MNRLAPSPVTRWIIGILVGAFFAIPLVSTFLFTLRGKEGLSLEHWIALFDPAASAAIKPIWTGLGNSLILAVVTVAIVLLVLAPTMILVNLRFGTLKPIFEFAVLLPISIPAIVLVVGLAPIYLQIGRTLGTGTWTLAFAYGVTVLPFAYRSIQASIDAADLRTLSEAARSLGASWPTVVLKVLAPNLRQGLLAASLISIAVVLGEFTIASLLNRQVFQTAMVVVQKQDPYAPAIFTLLALAFVFTLLLLIGRVARGNGKARS
- a CDS encoding ABC transporter permease; protein product: MTTLSAPGTDAAASVPATPAGSSHSARARRSAPSLAWLGLVPFAAYVVLFLAVPTVLAIGSGFFTKDGSFTWTNISALGDPVVLNTFANSAGLSLGTAVVGAVVGALVCYALLGMNPDGAVRASVDAAAGVFAQFGGVMLAFAFIATIGIQGIITVFLKETFGVNIFENGTWLYELPGLILPYIYFQIPLMVITFMPALAALKPQWAEANLTLGGTRASFWLRIGIPVLAPSFLASLLLLFANAFSSYATAAALASQGSQIVPLQIRTALTSETVLGRENLAGALALGMIVIVGVVMALYSLVQRRAARWQL
- a CDS encoding ABC transporter substrate-binding protein; this translates as MARFTRRARIGAGIALATTAALALTSCAGATDAPASGGDSDVDATTATSVADFGTFAELEAAAKAEGSLNVIALPRDWANYGEVLDLFAEKYPEITINEASPDVSSAEEIQAAETNKGLDTAPDVFDLGLTVALQNTDTFAPYKVQTWDDIPDELKEPTGLFVGDYGGYMSIGYDSSKFDAPAELSDLLSADYKGAVAINGDPTQAGAAFAAVGLATVQSDGSLDDFQPGIDFFSELQKAGNLLKVDVTTATIASGETPVVFDWDYLNASHTADNENWKVVVFDGTGYAGYYNQAINVDAPHPAAARLWQEFLYSDEVQNLWLKGGARPARMEAMTEAGTIDADLAAALPEAPEETVVPTEEQSTNAGTLLGEKWAAAVQ
- a CDS encoding GNAT family N-acetyltransferase, whose translation is MLDALPLPHSFDSRAGRAVLRRATTADADAVIALLADDPISAARGDVASEADRPAYSRALAEILAEPSNDLLVVELDGAIVGTLQLTSIPGMARRGARRLLVEAVRVRSDLRSSGIGSAVMRWVGEAAAPALGAAMVQLTSDAARTEAHRFYERLGYVGSHLGFKYTVGG
- a CDS encoding sulfite exporter TauE/SafE family protein, translated to MDIGAVLGLEQLTWGMLLLVVLAAFGAGWIDAVVGGGGLLQLPMLLLIPGIAPVQALATNKFASVFGTATSSVTYYRRAKPDIRTALPMAVIALVGSFGGAAVATILPPAAFKPIIVVALLAVALFTAFRPQMGAATKLRFSGHKHHIMAGAAGLGIGFYDGMIGPGTGTFLVITLVALMGYDFLQASAKAKIVNFATNLGALLLFIPHGSVLWLLGGILAVANVAGSYLGSRMAIARGTTFIRVVFLVVVIGLIAKLGVDVWNENILPAFASLG